The Malus domestica chromosome 10, GDT2T_hap1 nucleotide sequence atccttaacagccaactcatcagaccgtttggaaagtagtttgttatctctaggagtgagaagattcctggCCACCACCTCAACAATAATATCATTATTCATCAaagagtccccaatggtaagaggactagtaggggataagaaggattggcaccatatgttgtcttgaggagacattgctgcctcttcaccaaagttcaagtcaaaacgacggtcggatgggccaaacattttaaaaaatgaTGAAGCAAAAATGAGTCCattaaatctctgaagtacaaaaattaagggaaaattcctacaagcaataactctatgaacgtacttcttgcacacaattggtgcccctataaaagaaagggcaacacagccgcttgttcaaaaatcgaagagacaccactttccggatttcgagaagcgaattttcctgagtaaaatctgTTGACAatctccacacgcaacatcagctcctcgggtaccacatataattttgccaaagatctctgacaaagtttagacatataaattttgaaggtccaactaccctacatttacccacaagggtaaaagaacatcaccactgcttgataactggaaagtccctatgtgtgtcaacctccatgctccgtggcaaggcagactggcaaaaatgcctaacatttactcacatcgagaaaacactcccaacaggattacttgctcaaaatcaaagaggcaccactccccgaatctcgagagccaaactcccaccaggattgctttctcaaaaatcgaagaggcaccactctctaaatctcgaaagccaaatccccaataggattgcttgttcaaaaactgaagaggcacagttctccgaacttcgagagccagatttccttggataaattatctgtaatcttcacaccaacatcagctttccaaataccacagaccactttttcaaagtactctaacaaagttaaaacacgtgaaacttacagctcctactacattgccatgaccaagaagggtaaagaaatagcattactacttgttagggaaactcctatataagTCGACCtacatcctccacggacaggaagatttgcaaaaatgctcaacccttcctcatatctgagagggaactcccaacgaagcctctcaaaatactcagctttcttcatcccaataatacctctgcaaaccagccataccagagcaagagtatctcatatcatcaggatcaaaagcaagagtatttcatatcatgtttttcccctgtcttttcctttgcctttgttcttacctgcaagacaatgagaaagagagcaatcagtcaacacttggaatcaagcttccagtcaggaactgactgcatggaaccccttgcctgattacttacctggcattgctctcgagtactcatcttcaacatcttgtgcttccagaaaagataccacatctgcctgaggaacagatagggcaagtgagaaggatacaagaaagcatgtggagataagcacaacagaacacatgccgattcatctattactttatcaacagcaaaagtattccatatcatcaaggtcgaatgcactcttgatttgatagacttgttttgaccctcaaattcttaagtcggcattatactctggaggaaaccagaaaacccttcagcctagttcaagaataagcctgtggaaagttacttcttcaaaagtaaaagtatttcatatcatctcttctacatgtccttttctttgtccttgttaaTGTCTAcagaacaaggagaaggagaacaatcagccggaacacAAGATCAAACTTTCGATCTGAGATTGActgcttggaactctgattgcttactttgtctgtcacctcttttagCAGATTTCCTCCCTtcgagacttgggggactcctactatagggtttgtatcacgtttgaccaagcccgaaactacaagtaagcttcaagtgaaattgatacattaccttgtgcatctccatcggttaaagatatcaCCCTTGGattgaggaaaagtacttccagaaaagatgacacatctacttatgagacagataaggcaagtgaaaacgataccacacttcagtacttagaagtctTGTGATTACTCAggggcttggatcttgcaagtccccaaccgaggagcttccctcactcgggaacttaagggagcactgtttgtaccatacttgaccaatccagaaactaccaagcaccggtcaacgttataccgtcaaggacccagaagagtttccctccaaccaggaggccaatcacagtgcaacacgtgtcaacaccaaaAGGCCAATTACagggcgacacgtgtcaacatcaaagaccaatcacagcatgacacgtgtcaaggccaaaacaaagctagaaactctcttctataaaaagagatcattctcccataataatcccgaatgtcatttgtactaaatcattcactagtactcactaaatgagagtttgaacctatgtacttgtgtaaacccttcacaattaatgagaactcctctactccgtggacgtagccaatctagatgaaccacgtacatcttttgtttgcttccctgtctctatccatttacatacttatccacactagtgaccagagcaatctagcgaatgtcacaaacataacactttctgttgtaccaaagtccttgccgattttgtgcatcaacaaatgttATTCAAAAACTATTTTTACCATGACTAATACAGTAATATTAGTATTAGAGAGTGACCaattaaatgaattaatataatataatagaaaaacTTACAAAAGTTGTTCTAATTAAGCAGGAGAAGGGTCATTCTTTTACTAAAGTAAAAGGTACATCATTTCACCAAAAATGTAGGAAGAAGCTTCGTTAAGCAGGAACATAAACTTCAATTGGTCAACACCATCAAGGGTGTTGGtaattttcttcatctccttcaCATTGTCTTGCTTTTCTTGCTTCAGTCGAAGGCCGTTATCTCATCACCAAAGACACAGGCAAAAGCTCTCATAAGCTGGAAGAACAGCTTTGCTTCACCACCACCTGCTCTCAATTCATGGTCTCTTACAAACCTCAACAACCTCTACAACTGGACTGCCATTCTTTGCTACCACAACACCAAAACAGTTGCCGAAGTAGACCTGTCCAACTTCAACGTCGCATCGACGCTAAGCCGATTCAACTTCACGGTATTTCTCAATCTCACCCGCTTCAACCTCAATGACAACAGATTCACAGGGCCGATACCATTTGCCATCGGCAACATCACCAAGCTCACAATCTTGGACTTTGGCAACAACTTTTTTGCATAAGAAATATCTGCAGAGATTGGCAAGTTAGCTGACCTGGAGTATCTAAGTTTCTTCAGCAACAATCTCAACGGTAGAATTCCTTATCAGCTAAGCAATCTCAAAAAGGTAAAGTGTTTGCTCTTTGGAGGAAACTACTTGAGAATTCTTGACAGCTCCAAGTTTTCAAGCATGCCTTCATTGACGTACCTCGACCTTTTTCTAAACTTTGTAGTCTCAGAATTCCCAGCGTTCATAGTTAAATGTTCAAACTTGGTGTTCTTGGACTTGTCTGAAAATTATTTTAGTGGCCAAATTCCAGAACTTCTATTTACAAATCTAGGGAAGCTTGAGTATCTCAATCTCACTAGTAACGTATTCCACGAACCATTGCCATCAAACCTTCCCAACCTTAAGCGCCTTCATGTAGGATAGAACCTATTCAGTGGCCAAATTCCTGATGATATTGGTTTAATGTCCGGACTTCAACATATTGACCTATCTCAAAATTCCCTTGAAGGGAAAATTCCATCGTCAATAGGCCAACTCAGGCAACTTCAATACCTTGATGTTGGTGAGAATAACTTAAAACTCTTCAATCCTCTTTGAGCTTGGTTTTTGTACCAACCTCGCCTATTTGGTCCTGGCTTCAAATTCCCTCGCCGGGAAACTGCCTCTCTCTTTGTCCAATCTGAACAACATTGTTCAATTgagtttaagtaataatctattCACTGGTCCAGTCCAGCCTTCTCTAATCTCCAATTGGACTGAAATTGTCGATTTCCAACTTCAATCTAATAACTTCAGTGGGAATATCCCAGCAGAAATCGGTCTCTTGACAAAACTCATAATCCTTTATCTCTACCAAAATAATTTCTTTGTAGCAGTTCCCCCGGAGATTGGAAACTTGAAAGATTTGATCGATTTGGATTTATCAGAAAACCAGCTATCGGGGCCAATTCCTATTACCTTTTGGAATCTTACAAATCTCCAAAGCTTGCAGCTCTTCAACAACAATCTCAACGGGACAATCTCCCCAGAGATTGGAAACATGAAGTCATTGGTTACCTTTGATGTCAACACAAACCAATTGCTGGGGGAACTACCACATAACATTTCTTTCCTCCGTAACTTGGAGGCTTTTTCTGTGTTCTCCAACAATTTATCAGGAAGCATTCCGAGTGATTTCGGGATGTACAGTCCTAAGTTGACATATGTTTGCTTCTCCAACAACAGATTCTCCGGAGAACTGCCACAGGAGTTGTGCAGTGGATTTGCTTTGCAAGTTTTCACAGTGAACAATAATAGTCTCATAGAATCTTTGCCCGAGTGCTTGAGGAATTGTTCGGCATTGTCTAGAGTCAGGTTTGATGGGAACCAATATACCGGGAACATTACAAATGCATTTGGAGTTCATCCCAGTCTCGAATTCATTGCTCTTTCCGACAATTAGTTTGTTGGTACACTCACACCATAGTGGGGAAAATGCATAAGCATCACGAATATGCTTATGGGTAGAAATAAAATTTCGGGTTCAATCCCACCTGAGCTCGGACAAATGACACAACTGCAGTTCCTAAACTTGAGCCAGAACCACATGACTGGAGAAATACCGGCACAGATTGGTAACCTACTCTTGAGTTACAACTTGGACCTTAGCAGCAATTCTTTCTCCGGAGAGAAACCTTCAGACTTGGAACAGCTCGCATATTTAAAGGTTCTCAATGTCTCACACAACCATCTCTCAGGGGAAATCCCCGCAACAGTTCTAAAAATGGTTAGTGTAGATACGTATGACTTTTCTTATAACAACTTGATAGGTCCAATCCCAAGTTGTGTCATTCTCCTAAAGGCAACAGCCAATTCTTTTGTTGGAAACTCTGGATTGATAAAAGATATGAAGCGACTAACCAGTGCATGCAAGTCCTCCAAAAAAACACCATTATCGTAATTGTTGCATTCCTATCATCGTTTGGTCTCGAAGTGGCTGCAACTggatttgctttctttcttatGCATCGCAGAAGATCCAAGTACCATCCCAATGAAATACAAATTACTCAGAACTAAGAGAGTTTTGAGTCAACTATATTGCAAGAGGAACTGAAATTTACATTTAGGGAAGTTGTGAAGGCCGTAGAGGATTTTCATGAGAAGTACTGCATTGGAAAAGAAGGGTTTGGAAAGGTATACAAGGCAGAGTTGGAATCAGGCCAAGTTTTTGCAGCTAAGAGACTTAACATGTCAGACTCTAATGACATTCTAGCAATCAATCTCCAAAGTTTTCAGAATGAAATTCGAACTTTGAAAAATCTCTGGCATCACAATATCATCAGGCTATATGGATTTTTTTCAAGGAGGGGCTGCATATTCTTGCTTTATGAACATCTGGAGAAAGGCAGCTTGGGAAAAGCATTGCATGGGGTTAAAGGGGTTAATGAACTTGGCTGGGCAATGAGGATCAAAATTGTGCAAGGACTTGCCCATGCACTCTCTTACATGCACCATGACTGCTCTCCACCAATTGTGCACCTGTGGTGTAACTGTCAACAATGTATTGGTAGAGCAGGATTTCGAGCCCCGACTCTCAGATTTTGGAACAGCAAGATTGTTGAGTACTGATTCATCTAATTAGACCAACGTTGCTAGCTCAATTGGGTACATGGCACCAGGTAATGTAACAATCTAAGTTTTGCAATTGTTTTCGTTTGGTGACTGAGATAGGTTGAGACGATTTTCTATTTACAGTCCCCGACATGTCATCCTGCATTGAAAGAATCAATATCATTGCAACATGTTCAAACAGCTAATTTTCTTCGATTTTTCTTTATGTGCAAAACTTGCATTCACTATGCGAGTCACTGATGAGTGTGATGTATATAGTTTTGGAGTGCTAGCACTAGAAGTCTTGATGGGAAGGCACCCAGGGGATATGCTAGAGTCCCGGCTActagaatcatcaaaatcgttaAACGACAATGCAGAATTGTTTTTGAAGGATTTGTTGGACCGATGGCTGGAGCCTCCAACGAATGAATTGGCAAAGGTGGCGGTGCTGGTGATGAGTTTAGCCATGGCTTGTATACGTACAAGTCCTGGGTCTCGACCCACAATGCTTTTTCTGTCTCAAAAGCTATCAGCTCAGAGACTGCCTTGCCTTTCTGAACCGTTTGGTACGATAACCATCAACAAACTAATGGGGTTACACAAGTAGAAGAAAGAGTTCAAATGGTTTGAGAATTTTATATGTTTAAGAGAAACTTAGTAATCCCGTATCAATACTTTGTTTGATGAAATATATCTTGTGAGTGTGGTTTCCACACGTAGTTCCTAAACTCTACACTTTTCAACCATACACAACCATAAAAGAAAAGGCTAACACTCGACTCCATGGTGTGTTTCGTTGGTCAGTATACGAAGGCAAGCCCTGAGTCTCGAGTTCGATCAACAGTGCTTTTCGTTGCACAGAAACTGGCAACTCAACCCCTGCATTGCCTGCCTGAACCATTTGGTTTGCTGAgctaaaaaggtcgtacccagtgcacaaggctcccgctttacgcagggtctgggagagatgaatgtcggctagccttacccccatttatggaaagGCTGCTCCCAAATTTGGTTTGCTGAGCTAATGGAATAAAATTAGGTTGAACTATAAACTTTGTATTAAGCTGATTTTTTCCAAAAGTTTAAAAATGTCGCAAGTTCGAATTCTCTACCCCGCGAATAAAAGAACACATTCATCAATCAGGCAACGCACATGATCAAAGTCAATGCTTATGTAATAGAAATCCTAAAAGAAAACGTATTAGTTTATATAATTAGTTAATTGagattttcctccttttgtaCAGCATGAAGATTACGgcatataatttgattttttttttcttatttgttaTCAGAGATACTAAATAGTAGGAAAAAACTAAATAACAAGGCAAAAAGAAGATTTTATTTTCTGAATTTTATTGGTAAATTTGTTAATATCTGCTAACTAAATTGTTAATTTGGGACGTGAGATTTGGACCTTGAGCCCAAGTAAAAACGAGTGCTCCATCCAGCCCACTCTTAAGAAAAATGCGGGAGCCAACAGATCTATTTGGCGGGAAGCAACGGGTCACGCCGGTGTCAGCTCATCTTTCCCGCCATAGAATCCCCCATAAATACCTAAAACCCCCAAAATTCCCCactgcttcttcttctcctcctctgTGACTACGACCCCTCAAGATCTCACCTTTTCGATTCCGAATCCCGCATTTCTCTTTATCTCGGCAATGAGTTCCTCGCAAACCCTCAGATCCAGGACACCCAGAAGCCGGGAAAAGAAAGCCCTAAACCCAAATCCCCCAAAAGTCTCAGGCAACGATGCACTGAGCACCCAGACCCCTCAGAAGCCCGAAACACTCAACCGCCGTGCTCGAAACGCCAACTTTGCACTCTCCATAGGAGACATCAGAAGGGCGGCCGCCAAAAGCGTCGGCGAGTCGACCCAGAAGCAACGGACGGACCAGATCGATCATCGGGGGGAGGAAACCCCGAAGAAGACTCGTGTCAGCCGCCAGGAGAAGCTACCCGAAAAGTAAGGCTTCAAATTTTGGTTGTGGCATATCTGTTTGTGATTTTGGTCCTCCATTTCTGGGTGGATTTTGATTTGTGGGTTGGCTAATTTATgtgcttatttatttatttatgcagATTTGAGATCTTGGGTGAGTTTTTCAATGGCTTGGACACTTCGATTCGGTTGTTGCGGTTGAGGGGATTAAAGCCCAGTTTCAGCAACATTTGTCCCCAAATCGAGTGTTTAACGGATAGGTATTGTcttttgtttggttgctgagaaaatgaaattgatCGTTTTTATCTCGATTTTCAGTAGATTCACATATGCTATTGCTTaaagaaattttcttttttatttgagtgtttggttgctgggaaAATGAAATTAGGCTATTGTAAAAGATGGTCTTGTTTTTTATCTCAATTTTTAGGGGATTCacatatggtttttttttttcaattctttttaattgactgtttggttgctgagaaaatgaaatTAGGCTAATTATAGAAATTGATCCTTTTTTTCTAATCGATTTATAGGAGGTTTACACACGGTCACTTGGCTCAGCTGAAGTTTGTTTTACCTGAGGCGATTGAGATAAAGAAAGTGCTTATTAAGGATGAGAGGACCAGTTGTCTAAAGCCGGATCTTCATGTCACCATCAATGCTGATGCATTGGAGAGCGATGGCAAGTCGAAACCTGAAGGTGGAGGGAGTATGCATTTGAGGAAGGCATTTCGTAAACGGCTTGCTGATCTTTCAAAATACCATCCTGAGGTATCCTCAAAACTCAGTTTCTGATATAGAATTACTAATATGTTTAATTTGTTGAGTGTTCTTTGTAATTTTTGTGTTAAAGATGTTCTTTGTAATTTTAAACGATGGTAATCTGGGAAATTATTGGTGTTCAAGGTTTTCTCCTTATCAATTTAACAATCTATTTCTTGAGCTACTTTCTGAATAACATGTGGTCTAACAATGCTTAATATGTTTTCAGGATTATGACATTCCAGAAGAAATTCTCCCCCAACCATTTGGTCGTACGAAGCAAGATATGCTATCAGACACGGTCAAGCTTCCCTTGTCATCGTCTCTTGGTGAAGTATTGACTGATGCAAAAAGCTGCCTTCAGGGTGATGATATTTCAGAACCAAAACTCCATACTGCTTGTGCTTCATCGTGTGGCCAAGTGCCTTTAACTCCAACTAAAGCCATGGACGCCGTAGAAAATCATGATGATTTGCCCACAAAAAGTGCTAGCATTCAATCGACTCCAGCAAAGCTTGCTTCAACTCCAGCCAGGTTGAGGACTGAAACGCCTGCATTGCAGCCTCCAAGGCGATGCTATATGAGCCCAGATCATAATTCTACTAGCTCACCGAATAAGTTGGTTAGGCGTCCTCCACGCACCAGGTCCTTGAAATTCGACACGCCTGTGAAGAATAAAAATGTTGAGGATGAATTTCCTGATAGGAGTGACGGATCAAACGATAATGACATTCACGATATTCTTCCAGACGATCTTTTGCAATCGGTATGTCTATCTTGAAATCTTCGTTCTTGTTTCCTCATTGAGCACGTCTTATATATCTGAATCTTGGTTTGGTTCTTTTACCATTAATTATGGAATCATGTGTTGCAAACAAACATGACAAACACATGATCAGAAAGCTTTCTGAAAAGTGGCTTATGCTAAAATGGTGTAGCTTATTTTAACGAACTTTCCAGCCCGAAATGTGTTTTTGTGCGCCCCCATTTTGTTTGAAATAGATGCATTTAATTGTGCATAAACTAGTCCCAAAAGTTATTAAGAACCATGTCATAATTGAAACATTTACACGGTTGGACTCGAAGATAATCAACTGTAAATTCTGAGACGTATCCATATATCTTTATGCAGCTtagagagaaggagaaaaaggCAATAGAGGAGCGAGATCCGGCCATCTCCCAAGCAAAGAGGCGGCAACAGATGATTTCCAGCCTACCTAAGCTCTTCAACTCGATTCATTTTCTACTACAGTCCATGAACCGTTCTGTTATCACAAAAGAGGAGCTTGTGCACAAGATCATTTGGACCAATTTCGATATTGTTGACAGAAGTAAGTCACTAACCAAAAGCAGATACTATTTCTCCGAAGGCTTATGGCGAACCTAACTCTTTTCTTGTTCTTTCTGCAGAGGAAGTTCAAGAGCAGCTAAACTTGTTGCTAGAGCTGGTTCCCGATTGGATTTCTGAGAAGAAGATAGCATCTGAAGCTGATTTGCTAATGATCCAGTAAGTTTCTTCATATTTACAAGCAGAAATTATGTGCGTTCTAGTGGAAATGCATTCATCTTCTGTTGAAAAGATTAAAAACCTGATAGACTTGTCTAACTTCATTACTCACGTCTCTTGCAGCATTAATAAGATGTCGAATCCTGAGTCAATACGTGCACGGCTTGAAGTGGCAAGGTGAGCTAAGAGCTGGGGTATGCAAGGTTTTTTGATAATTTAGTTGTTCGTGTAAAGGGCATCTGGGTAGCCTAAGCATGTAATTAGAATCAAGGGTTCTTCCGGTAAAGTTATTCAACGTGATTGTATGAATATTTATTACTATGATTGCCTTTTTCTGCTTGCGGCGTTGTTCGAATAAATGCTAAAATTTTCTGCAAGCTACATAATATGCTGCATCACAACCTGATTGATTGTGGAAGTTTTCAATAGTCATCCCGAAGAggcttctctttctctttagcAACGACGTTGGTGACATCAAATGTCGGCAAATGCAGTGgttgaagaaaagagaaatcGTGCAGGTGGAGCCTCACATATCTTCGTCGGCAAATGCTCTGCTTTTTGCAACCCAGAGTTCCCAATCAGAAGAATCTCCTCCTCAAAAAAGTGCCAACGCCACCGGTTACCGACCGTTCAACCACGAAGGCGGCCTAGACCCACATTATCcgcctaaaccctaacccataCTACCAATAGCTTGAATGCAACAAGCTTAATAAactcaaaaagaaaagaaaaaaaaattgagtaatCCAAACAGAAACATAAACCACCATCAACATTACCCACAGTGGAAAACAAGATAGCAACATCAAATTCCTAGCATATCACAACTGAATAAAACTAAAGCAGCACTGGGAAGAACTATCATCAATACCGACAGTGATTAGTATGTTCAATAGAaaccatgagagagagagaggatggaGTGGAAAGGGGAAGAGGAGACTCCAAAATTATCAAGCGCGCACAATATAAGCAACCTAGATATTAAATTCTGAAACTTTCAAGAAGAATTTACTACTACTAGAATGTATTGGCACTTCTAGCAGAACTAGTGCTGCCAACTACCACCAAGAATCAAGCAATCCAACCAGTCCCAGGACACTTCAACTCTTTTCGTGCATAAGCTCTCAGACTGGGGAATAGATCGCATGCATGAGGGATTCCTGTGAAAGAAATTTCAAAAtctcttgattctttgatgtTAGGCCTGCCTGGACTGAGAACCACCGTAACCACCGGCGGCCTGTGAAGGGTCAGATCTCCACGATGCATTAGAGTACCCTGAATTACCATTGGTGTCGCCATAGCCACTCCCCATGTAACCACCACGAGCCCCTTGTTGCTCTCCACCGCTAGCACTACCACCAGAGTTGCTTGTTGGAGTACTCCCACCATACCCACCAGGATAAGAAGAGTAACTGCCGCCATAATTTCCATAGCCATAACCTTGATTTCCATAACCAGAAACCCCACTTGGGGATTGACCCCTAGGAGCAGGAGCACCACTTCCACCGGGGGTACTCCAAGGAGCTGCAGCCCCATAGCCAGTCGCACCATACCCAGGAGTTTGGTTGCTCCAAGCACTTTTCAAGGCACCAGGCACCCCACTAACATAGCCAACATTGGGGGCATTTGGATTCCCATACGATCCTGCAGGACCACCAAAACCAGTATTGGCACTTCCATAACCTCCATAACCAACCCCTGTATTTGCTGCTCCATAACCATAACCTGGTGCACCATAGCCAGAATATGGAGGGAAACCGCCTGCTGTAGTTTGAAGCTGCACATATCTATTGCCATCAACCCGACCATCAAATGCGTTTGTACTGGTCCCAGAGTTACTGTAACCTTGATATCCCCCACCACGGCCCCCACCACCAGGATTTGCATCTTTAGGTAGCGCTCGCTTTACCTCTACAAGTTTACCATTCAACTCATGGTAGTTCTTTTGTAGTACTCTATCAACTGCATCTTCAGTGTCAAATGTTATGAAACCAAAACCACGAGGTCGTTGAGTATTTTGGTCATACATTATTACTACATCTGTCACGGTACCATAATTTTCAAAGAATTGACGAAATCCATCTTCTGTCAGTGTAGAAGGCAATCCACCAACAAATATTTTCTTGGTCCTAAAATTTCCTCCCCCTCCAGAGCTCCTGGTGGTATTAAAGTTTCCACTTCTATTGGATGTCTGCTGTTCTTCTCTTGATAAAGCCCTTTTTGCCTCAACCTGTGTAATCAAAGTGGAACCTTTAACAAACAAAGGGACAAACAGATGTACAGATAAGGCAAAGATATACAATAAAGTAGCATATATGCTTGTTCATAAGGGGCAAGGAAGAACCCAATAAAGTAGCACAAATCAGCTCAAAAATTTTAGTAAGAACACAATAAAGTAGCGCTTAAACCTCTAATAATCTACAAGTAAATCACTTTGAGATTTAAAGTTAAACGTCATATTTGGAAATCTTACAATTGAAAACCATGTCAAGAATGAAAGATATTCAACCTCCCCACATGTCCAATTTTACAAAGTTTCCAACATATACCATCAAACCATGCCTAGAAGAATACACTCATCCATTTAAATCAACGGTAAGTTGGTGTTGTCAAGCATCATACTTTTCAGGTAAATTACTGACATTACATGTGACGACTTATCATGTGTTTCCCTGAAGGACATTACGTGTATAAATGTGCATCAATGAGCATCCAGAACACAGATGCAGATAATAATACAAAATCCCCAttgaaaatcagaaaaatgtgCAACCTTGTCGACCAAAATAGTGGGTTGCAAACATTACGTCTTATAAAATATGTCATGTAAACAAAATCATTTCTAACGGACTAGATAATCGAAGGCAATTATGTTCTCTCCCTAATGAACTTGGTGTTCATCAGCCAAAGAAATCTATGCACTCAATAAGATAACCGCACTGCAAGTACATTGTATAAAAATCACCACATGGAGcttaaaaaccaacaaaattACAAGCCAAAATAACCGATTCCGGAGTCCCTCCCGGATAGCAGATGCAATCCCAACTTAAAATCAGCATTACCCAGTACGCATTGCAACCCCAAGAATGCAAGAACACTCAAAAGAAGCTAAAGAACATATAAGCAACAACAACCCATGAAAAGTAACATCAAAATTA carries:
- the LOC139188665 gene encoding probable leucine-rich repeat receptor-like protein kinase At1g35710 — its product is MSGLQHIDLSQNSLEGKIPSSIGQLRQLQYLDVVQPSLISNWTEIVDFQLQSNNFSGNIPAEIGLLTKLIILYLYQNNFFVAVPPEIGNLKDLIDLDLSENQLSGPIPITFWNLTNLQSLQLFNNNLNGTISPEIGNMKSLVTFDVNTNQLLGELPHNISFLRNLEAFSVFSNNLSGSIPSDFGMYSPKLTYVCFSNNRFSGELPQELCSGFALQVFTVNNNSLIESLPECLRNCSALSRVRFDGNQYTGNITNAFGVHPSLEFIALSDN
- the LOC139188666 gene encoding MDIS1-interacting receptor like kinase 2-like — encoded protein: MLMGRNKISGSIPPELGQMTQLQFLNLSQNHMTGEIPAQIGNLLLSYNLDLSSNSFSGEKPSDLEQLAYLKVLNVSHNHLSGEIPATVLKMVSVDTYDFSYNNLIGPIPSCVILLKATANSFVGNSGLIKDMKRLTSACKSSKKTPLSEVVKAVEDFHEKYCIGKEGFGKVYKAELESGQVFAAKRLNMSDSNDILAINLQSFQNEIRTLKNLWHHNIIRLYGFFSRRGCIFLLYEHLEKGSLGKALHGVKGVNELGWAMRIKIVQGLAHALSYMHHDCSPPIVHLWCNCQQCIGRAGFRAPTLRFWNSKIVEY
- the LOC103445594 gene encoding CDT1-like protein a, chloroplastic, with translation MSSSQTLRSRTPRSREKKALNPNPPKVSGNDALSTQTPQKPETLNRRARNANFALSIGDIRRAAAKSVGESTQKQRTDQIDHRGEETPKKTRVSRQEKLPEKFEILGEFFNGLDTSIRLLRLRGLKPSFSNICPQIECLTDRRFTHGHLAQLKFVLPEAIEIKKVLIKDERTSCLKPDLHVTINADALESDGKSKPEGGGSMHLRKAFRKRLADLSKYHPEDYDIPEEILPQPFGRTKQDMLSDTVKLPLSSSLGEVLTDAKSCLQGDDISEPKLHTACASSCGQVPLTPTKAMDAVENHDDLPTKSASIQSTPAKLASTPARLRTETPALQPPRRCYMSPDHNSTSSPNKLVRRPPRTRSLKFDTPVKNKNVEDEFPDRSDGSNDNDIHDILPDDLLQSLREKEKKAIEERDPAISQAKRRQQMISSLPKLFNSIHFLLQSMNRSVITKEELVHKIIWTNFDIVDRKEVQEQLNLLLELVPDWISEKKIASEADLLMIHINKMSNPESIRARLEVAR
- the LOC103445592 gene encoding heterogeneous nuclear ribonucleoprotein 1-like, which encodes MDSDEGKLFIGGLAWDTNEDKLADYFNQYGDVTQTVIMRDKVTGRPRGFGFVVFSDPSLLDRVLNDKHTIDGRLVEAKRALSREEQQTSNRSGNFNTTRSSGGGGNFRTKKIFVGGLPSTLTEDGFRQFFENYGTVTDVVIMYDQNTQRPRGFGFITFDTEDAVDRVLQKNYHELNGKLVEVKRALPKDANPGGGGRGGGYQGYSNSGTSTNAFDGRVDGNRYVQLQTTAGGFPPYSGYGAPGYGYGAANTGVGYGGYGSANTGFGGPAGSYGNPNAPNVGYVSGVPGALKSAWSNQTPGYGATGYGAAAPWSTPGGSGAPAPRGQSPSGVSGYGNQGYGYGNYGGSYSSYPGGYGGSTPTSNSGGSASGGEQQGARGGYMGSGYGDTNGNSGYSNASWRSDPSQAAGGYGGSQSRQA